From the genome of Anopheles funestus chromosome 2RL, idAnoFuneDA-416_04, whole genome shotgun sequence:
ACCGTAAGTTACCGTGCGATCCGACATCACTATCGTGCAGGTAGATTAGTCCCTTGACAATGTCACTCACCAACGACGACACGAACATGTGATCTAGCTTCAGATCCTCGTTTGAAAGCACATCGACAAGGCTGCCTCGGGCGCAATACGATGTCAAGATGCTAACCATACCGTGATCAATCGATGCACCGACAAACGTGATCAGATTTTCGTGCCGTATTTCTCGCATTTGCTTTAGTTCCTTGCGTATGTTACGGGTGATATCGATCGTTCGtttgtgcaaatatttgaTTGCAATGATATTGCCACGGTACAGCCCTGATAAGAAATTTCAAGGGTAAAATACAAGATCTTGGGGaaatttttcttattgttACCAATAGTCGTATAAGCTCGTTTGTTGGTGTCTCCAGGATTGTTGACCATTATGCTTTGTTGGCATACCTAGGAAGGGAACTTAGTGTTACTTTATTGTTATTCAATCCTATTGCAAACTGGAATAGTCGTATATTCAGAAGTGAATGTCTTGTGCTTTGAACTTTTCTGAAACTAACGCtgtatttattgaaataatattCAATTTGGTTTATAATATATACTAACATAGAAGCCACAATTGTATGTAGCACTGATTCAGCAATAGGAAAATCAAGTCACTTACATCCAATTATTTGGTAAATCAGGCTATACCCGAAAATAGGTTTAAAGGTTTTCTATTGGTGTAGAATAACCCCAAAAATCCTTCCAGATCATTCCGCCGTACGCAGAACTGACTATCTATTgctcttttttaaattccttGGCATAACTTATAAAAAGCGTAATTCTACTTACAAGATTTTTCCGCAGTTCATTGCTGTATAGTGCGTCAGGAGAGGTTATCAGAATCACATCCTTCATGTCCACTTTCCACAGCAAACAAGCCAACGTCTGTTCGTAACGATAATGTCTGCAAAGGAAGGGCCGGGTTATAGCAATAATCCACGAACATTCATTAGCTATAGGGCATTGCATAGTTCCACGGAAATCGAACATACTCACTTGAACAGAATAATGGTAAAAATGGCCATGAACAGAATAACTACCAGCGCACCAGTAatgtatcgccaatctttcgcCTTCGGTTCACACTTTTCATTGTAGAAACCACATATTGGTTCCGCCAATGGCGGTCGCCCCTTTAGCCACATAATTGGCCGGTTTGGGTTGAGGTAGCGGAACTCGGGCAGGGTCGTGCCGGTTGTGGCGTTTCGCGCCCCGTATACAAATAGTGCCACCGGTTGCATCGACATCTGTAACGAGTTGTTTACCTTGTCATCCTTCTGTAATGCGATAACCGAAAAGTTGCCCTCTGCGTCCCCGTTTGCATCGATGTACACCTATCGAGATGGATAGCGAGAAGTAGGGAATCGGACATATTTTGAACTAGTTGCGTCAAGCTTCTACGAAACATACGTCAAATCCTTGTATCGAGTGGTACGACCGGTTGAATATATGGCACATAATTAATCTTCCATCGGAGATGTCGCCACCGTCATGAATCACTTCGGATGCGGCACGAGCGTAGATGATGAGGGCGTCGTACAAATAAGCACCATAGATAGGAACCTGTCAAAGAGGGCAGTGATGTTTACAAAAACTctgtaaaagttttccaaccgGTCCATTGTTTATCTTCATTGATCAACTTCACGGTTAGCACACCTGTATTGCGTCGAATATGTTGCGATTGTATGGTAGTGGCACACGGAACGGATCCTTACGAGAGTATAGTTTAAACTGGTGACAAAGTTTGCGATATTTCGGGTTCATTGGAAAGAGTGGTGATATTCGTAGCACCGACTGGAAAGCCTCCTGTAAACGCTGCTGGTCTTTGTAATTGTACCGTTTGCGGTTATGATGCTTATCCTTCAAGTTTCCAAAATACTTTTGGTAGAAATCGGAATACTCTGTGTCGAAAACAACGTAACAATGTATCAACAaattcttatttctttttcgattACGCATTTTTACCTTGGTATATGTTGCGCTTCATGTTCGGATCGTAGATCTCGTCATCGATCGATATTACGATGTAATCGCCCGTGCTGAGGAGCTTTCGATTCTGTAGACATCGTACAAAGTCCACCATTTCAATGTGATCGCCCACGAAGACGTACACTGTTGAGAGCGTGTTTAGagacacaaaaataaaaataacactgAGATTCAAAGAGAAATTATCATCTACCATAACGATCGTCTATACCTCGAGTGTTTCGGTAAGTGTTGTCTACTATCTCTTGTAGTTCAAAAATTTTGGATGGAATATAATCTGAATAAAAGCGGATGTGGTTTACCGTGAGATTATTTAACTCCGCTTGAAGCTGAAAGATTCGGGAAGGAAATGATATGGAAATATCACTAACTCGTCACTGTGATAACATCTATGGTAATATAATTTATACGAATATAAAGGTGCATCATAGGTCATAGGTctattatagcaaaattaaaagcaattgTTCGTAGAAAATGTATACTATTATGTCAAGAATCTCCCTGGAGATGTGCTTTCGGTTTTAACTTTCGTAAGAACGTACGTGTACCAAAGCATTATACATTTTCCAAATCGTATTGATTTCATGCCTCATTTGCTTTGACACACAGGAAGTAAAATTATATCTAGAAGTTGTACTGTTTTGTCAGGTCAAAACCTCTCTTGCGGTTGTAGTGCCATGTGAAAAGAAGCACTGTTTCGCAGAAAGAAAGATGCGAAAGATTACATTTGATAGTAGTAAGTGGATTCTGTTATTGGAACTGTATTATTTGCAGATTTCTCGTTACACTATATTCTTTTTGGACATGTTCTAATGTTACTAAACGTTACCTCAATCGCGTGTGCAATCTCCATGCTCCAGGCCGGATGTTTACTTGCCACGATGCTAAAGCAATGCCAATTGTTGGCCAGCAAAAGGGCAGCAATACTTTTCGACACTTTTGTTGCTGGTGGCAGCGTGCGGGCAAAACTACTATATACAGTCTTATCCGATACGGCTATGTCGGCACATTTctgtatttatatatatatgcaTAATGGAAGAAAACTGACGGATTAAGAATGCATTTGCAGATGTGGCGGGTGCGAAAAACGGTCGTATCCATTACTCACATACGAAATCATCGGTATGTTCCAGGCCGAAGCTACCAGTGCTTCCGAGGTGCAGGTTTCATCAGGTCCAATAAAAACAACGATGCCGCTGTCCCGCATTTCGGTCATTTTCCTATCAAAAAGATATGAACTGGCTTGTTGACACCACAGGTGGTTTACTGTGCTGTGTTGCAGATGTATACGTACTGAATGGGGAAAGCTTTAAGAGACTTTTGTGCTCCTATGTCAACCGCTCTTAGTCGTAGCTTTTTGCCGGGCAGTAGCGTGGAATCGTTGTTTATCGTTTCTATGGCTAGCAGCAGTGCCCCCAAAACGACCTATTTGAAGACAGAGAGTTGAAATTACAATGCATATGGTGTCCAAATTATAATCGATTTGTAATTATCTATGTTCCAATTAGGTGCTTGATGGGGTTGAAGCGATCAAAAGTGATGGATATATCAAgcgattggttttttttgcataattttctaacctgtttcatttcttctttcctCATATTAAAGGtatgtttttatcttttattgatagtatgaaaaatatgtaaaattttatgagTTGAACATTGGCAGTACCGTTTTAGATAATTTTTcatgtattaaaattaattggatGATGCATGTTACAAATGATTGCGTTAGGATcacattatttaataaaaactagccatattttattaaaaataattatttaaaacaaaattaaaatgttttaaattgcaatCAACTTGcatgtaatatttttcatggGTTGTAGTAATTTACACGGATTTAAAAATGTACCACGGTTGTGAAAAACTTGACTGGAAAAGATTGGGTTGATATAAATCACAATTATACTGCAACCTTCATCCGGGCTTGCATGCATGACTCGTGCAcgtttgcaacaaaaacaaactcctGGTGTCTACAGGGACAAGGCGTTCTTGCTGCCAATAGCAAACCACCATCATGAGGCCAGCTTCACTTCTCCATTATAACATCCGTGTGGGATTTCAATCAGGATAAGCAACCTTGACCATACACCTGGAAACCCGTACACTTACCTTGGAATGTACGTAGCCAGCCAGAAAGCCCACGTACAATTCGTCTCCAGTTCCATTGCGCGCCATCGTCACGATCGGACGTTGGAAGGAGACGTTGGTCTGCAGGAAACTGTCAACACTGCGAGGACAGTCACAAGACATCCGAGCGATGGCGGATGGCAACGCGTGCGAGTCGAGTGGTCCCGAAACTATCAGCAGTACCAGCAACAGTTGAAACCCATCTGCCATCGTACATTGGATGCGTATTACAGATAATGCACTGTTTTTATATTGCCCTCTTGAAGATCTTACAGACAATTCTACTAACAGCCCCGAGCCGGTTCGATTATAGCCGCTTGAAGAGGTTTCTGTTTCGTGTAATTAATTTGTACGTGCTTGGAAATTATGGTCTCATTATTAGAATAAATTTCTggaaaaaacattacttgatGATCAAAAGTGATTTGCACTGTAAATAAACTATGTAGAAAGATGCTAGTTgattaaaaaagtaaattgcAACTAAGtcagtttttttatgatgttCATTGTTTATCGAACTATTGTACAATTTCATCAAAGTTTTGTCCTTTGACTAATGGTAGCATAATGATGTTTGGTTAGTCCATTTATGCAAATCTGTATTTAATAGCACGGCAACTGCTCGTTAATGTTTGGGACCGAACGAATTCGCTTATGttgattaaaaatgaaaaaaatgaatatctCAAGCTTCACGTTCCAACGTGTACTCATTCGCTAGTTCgtatagtagtagtagttgtagtTTACCATATGAAGCTTTGAACTAACTAAGCAGTAAATTTTGGGATAGAAATGTTGGAAGTTTTGGTCTTAATGCATTACAATCGAAGAAGGACGAATATGCATAGAGCATCAAAACATAgaatttcatttatattttaagctCACACAGGAAGGCATATCATAGGAAGCGATTAactgaaataaatttgttctAGTTTACGTACAGCGTTACATCAAGACGAATGTTTATGGAATGTTAAATTGTAAACAAGTTAAATagaacaattaaaat
Proteins encoded in this window:
- the LOC125761495 gene encoding guanylate cyclase 32E isoform X2, producing the protein MADGFQLLLVLLIVSGPLDSHALPSAIARMSCDCPRSVDSFLQTNVSFQRPIVTMARNGTGDELYVGFLAGYVHSKVVLGALLLAIETINNDSTLLPGKKLRLRAVDIGAQKSLKAFPIQKMTEMRDSGIVVFIGPDETCTSEALVASAWNIPMISYKCADIAVSDKTVYSSFARTLPPATKVSKSIAALLLANNWHCFSIVASKHPAWSMEIAHAIELQAELNNLTVNHIRFYSDYIPSKIFELQEIVDNTYRNTRVYVFVGDHIEMVDFVRCLQNRKLLSTGDYIVISIDDEIYDPNMKRNIYQEYSDFYQKYFGNLKDKHHNRKRYNYKDQQRLQEAFQSVLRISPLFPMNPKYRKLCHQFKLYSRKDPFRVPLPYNRNIFDAIQVPIYGAYLYDALIIYARAASEVIHDGGDISDGRLIMCHIFNRSYHSIQGFDVYIDANGDAEGNFSVIALQKDDKVNNSLQMSMQPVALFVYGARNATTGTTLPEFRYLNPNRPIMWLKGRPPLAEPICGFYNEKCEPKAKDWRYITGALVVILFMAIFTIILFKHYRYEQTLACLLWKVDMKDVILITSPDALYSNELRKNLVCQQSIMVNNPGDTNKRAYTTIGLYRGNIIAIKYLHKRTIDITRNIRKELKQMREIRHENLITFVGASIDHGMVSILTSYCARGSLVDVLSNEDLKLDHMFVSSLVSDIVKGLIYLHDSDVGSHGNLRSSKILIDSRWVAQIADFGLHEFKSCQEEPSKFEKELRRSLWKAPEILRDPNCLPRGTQKGDVYSFGIVLYEIIGRKGPWGDVNMSWQDIMARVMSPEEYGIFRPSLRGIDAPEYVIQLLHSCWEEDPEDRPDIRLIRVKLKPMQAGLKPNIFDNMLAIMEKYAYNLEGIVQERTNQLTEEKKKTESLLLRMLPKSVAESLKRGEQVEAECFDCVTIFFSDLVGFTELCAQSTPFEVVEMLNDLYTCCDFIISSYDVYKVETIGDAYMVVSGLPLRNGDRHAGEIASMALHLLNSISSLEIRHRPGEFIQMRIGIHSGQCVAGVVGLKMPRYCLFGDTVNTASRMESNGEALKIHISTVTYELLKKLGGYKCKERGIIKVKGKGEMRTYWLLGEDDQKRMDRFGSNDAITNLTIPDLLCTPDQSQTSLSRPSLRRMLSDMVPMLHTSHQHSTSDQQIPSVSFLTHNGSNLGCYICHKRKVHAGATPIAERTQRLSNIHGSYGVDEAICTCHQRNCLLEYYNDNLMTVRTIREPRSAPQITFMQ
- the LOC125761495 gene encoding guanylate cyclase 32E isoform X1, which codes for MADGFQLLLVLLIVSGPLDSHALPSAIARMSCDCPRSVDSFLQTNVSFQRPIVTMARNGTGDELYVGFLAGYVHSKVVLGALLLAIETINNDSTLLPGKKLRLRAVDIGAQKSLKAFPIQKMTEMRDSGIVVFIGPDETCTSEALVASAWNIPMISYKCADIAVSDKTVYSSFARTLPPATKVSKSIAALLLANNWHCFSIVASKHPAWSMEIAHAIELQAELNNLTVNHIRFYSDYIPSKIFELQEIVDNTYRNTRVYVFVGDHIEMVDFVRCLQNRKLLSTGDYIVISIDDEIYDPNMKRNIYQEYSDFYQKYFGNLKDKHHNRKRYNYKDQQRLQEAFQSVLRISPLFPMNPKYRKLCHQFKLYSRKDPFRVPLPYNRNIFDAIQVPIYGAYLYDALIIYARAASEVIHDGGDISDGRLIMCHIFNRSYHSIQGFDVYIDANGDAEGNFSVIALQKDDKVNNSLQMSMQPVALFVYGARNATTGTTLPEFRYLNPNRPIMWLKGRPPLAEPICGFYNEKCEPKAKDWRYITGALVVILFMAIFTIILFKHYRYEQTLACLLWKVDMKDVILITSPDALYSNELRKNLVCQQSIMVNNPGDTNKRAYTTIGLYRGNIIAIKYLHKRTIDITRNIRKELKQMREIRHENLITFVGASIDHGMVSILTSYCARGSLVDVLSNEDLKLDHMFVSSLVSDIVKGLIYLHDSDVGSHGNLRSSKILIDSRWVAQIADFGLHEFKSCQEEPSKYDIVYFDVLKGIVVMLPYTFRFEKELRRSLWKAPEILRDPNCLPRGTQKGDVYSFGIVLYEIIGRKGPWGDVNMSWQDIMARVMSPEEYGIFRPSLRGIDAPEYVIQLLHSCWEEDPEDRPDIRLIRVKLKPMQAGLKPNIFDNMLAIMEKYAYNLEGIVQERTNQLTEEKKKTESLLLRMLPKSVAESLKRGEQVEAECFDCVTIFFSDLVGFTELCAQSTPFEVVEMLNDLYTCCDFIISSYDVYKVETIGDAYMVVSGLPLRNGDRHAGEIASMALHLLNSISSLEIRHRPGEFIQMRIGIHSGQCVAGVVGLKMPRYCLFGDTVNTASRMESNGEALKIHISTVTYELLKKLGGYKCKERGIIKVKGKGEMRTYWLLGEDDQKRMDRFGSNDAITNLTIPDLLCTPDQSQTSLSRPSLRRMLSDMVPMLHTSHQHSTSDQQIPSVSFLTHNGSNLGCYICHKRKVHAGATPIAERTQRLSNIHGSYGVDEAICTCHQRNCLLEYYNDNLMTVRTIREPRSAPQITFMQ